TCTGGCCACTCAATTTGCCTCGCCCGCGATCCATATCGCCGACATCGGCACCGGTTCCGGCGCCATCGCCGTCGCATTGGCGCATTCCTTGCCAGAAGCTCACATTTCCGCGACCGACATCTCGCCAGACGCTCTAGCAGTGGCTCGCGCCAACGCCGCACAAAATCACGTCGCAGACCGAATCTCATTCCTCGAAGGAGACCTGCTCGCTCCGCTAAAGGGACGAAGTTTCTCGATCATCGCCTCCAATCCACCCTACGTTCCATTGCGCGACAGCGACTCGCTCTCCGTCGAGGTGCGCGAATTTGAGCCACACTCGGCATTGTTTGCCGGCCAAGACGGTCTGAATATCTACCGGCGTTTGATCCCGGAGGCGCGCGGTCTGCTTCTCGCCGGCGGATGGCTGGTCATGGAAATAGGTTTTGGACAACAGGAGCAGATTCAGAAGCTTATGAATGAGAACCACTATGCCAGCGTGCATTTTGTGCCGGATTATCAGGGAATTCCGCGTGTCTCTGTCGGTCGAAAATTATAAATAATCGATTATCGTCTGCATCGACGCTCCTTGCCGGAGCATCTTCCAATAGACATCTTTGTCATAAAGGAAATTACTGAATGACCGTTTCAAAAGGCTACGCCGCACAGGATAAAACCACGCCTCTTGCTCCATTCTCCTTCGAACGCCGTGACCCGCTCCCAACCGACATCGCCATCGACATTCTGTACTGCGGAGTCTGCCACTCCGACCTGCACATGGCGCGCAACGAGTGGGGGAACTCCCTTTATCCGATGGTTCCGGGCCACGAGATCGTCGGCAAGGTGACCTTTGTTGGCAGCGCCGTGACCAAATTCAAGGTCGGCCAGATCGCAGCAATCGGAGTCATCATCGATTCCTGCCGCAAGTGCCCAAGCTGCAACGCCGGAGAAGAACAGTACTGCGAAGACGGCATGGTGCTCACCTACGCGCAGCCGGATCGCGTCGAGGGACGCCTTACGCAGGGCGGCTACTCCAGCAACTACGTCGTGGACGAGCGCTTTGCGCATACCGTGCCTGAGAACCTGAATCTGGCCGGCGTCGCACCGCTGCTGTGCGCTGGCATCACGACGTATTCGCCGCTGCGCCACTGGAAGGTTGAACCCGGCAAGAAGGTCGGTATTGTTGGACTCGGCGGACTTGGCCACATGGCGCTCAAGTTTGCACACTCCTTCGGCGCTCACGTGGTTCAGTTCACCACTTCGGAAGCCAAGCGCGCTGATGCTCTTCGGCTGGGCGCGGACGAAGTCGTGCTCTCGAAGGACGATGCCCAGATGAAGAAGCACGAGAACTCTTTCGACTTCATCCTCGATGCAGTTTCCGCTCCGCACGACATCAACGCTTACACCGCGTTGCTCAAGCGCGACGCGGCGATGGCGCTGGTTGGTCTGCCCGATGTGCCTCCGGTGATTAACATCGGCAACCTGGTCTTCAAGCGGGCTGCGCTTTCAGGTTCGCTCATCGGCGGAATGCCTCAGACGCAGGAGATGCTTGACTACTGCGGCGAACACAACATCACTTCGGATGTCGAGATCGTCCCTATGCAGAAGATCAACGAAGCCTTTGAGCGGATGCTGAAGCAGGATGTGAAGTACCGCTTCGTGATCGACATGGCGACGCTGTAACAGCGTTCTAAGTGTGAAGTGTGGAGTGTGGGAAAACGCGGCTTGCGTTTTTCCAGCTCCGCATTTTTGTTTTCGGTGCGCAATAAAATATGAGGGGGGGGTAGGGGGTACCCTATTTTTCCTCATATTCTACTGATTATGCACTACTTACATACAGAAACAGGGGCATAAAATGGCGTTTTTCTGCCGTTTTATGCATGTTTTTTGCACGGGATGGATGGTGCTTGCCAATGCTTTCGGCTGGATTGCGCTGCATCCGCTGTTCTTTATTGTGCGCTCTGGTTGCGTAATTCCACGCAAGGCTCAGGCTGGGTAGTAACGGGTGGCGGCAACTACGGTCCGCTTTACGCCGAGGCGCTGCCCTGTCTGCACGAATGCGTGAAAATGCGCGGTCTGCTGATGGGCCTTGCTGGCATCCTCGTCTTTGTAGACTTCAACGGCGATGGCGGTGTTTGGGGTGTCGTTTGAGAGGAGCACTTCAAACCTGGTTATGCCGGGCTCTTTGATGGATGCTGCGCCGTTTATCTTGCAGGCATTGAGGAACTCCTGCCAATGCTCGGCGGTCACCTGGTAGCTTACGATCTTGTAAAAGCCATGTCCGGCTGGCGAATCGATTTTGGCGGCTATGGCTCGCGGCGCGAATATGCCCGCTATGGGGAGGGCCGTGGCCAGCGTAAACATGCGCGCAAAGAGACTGCGCCGTGTGACGCTTCCTTCGGCTTCCGACAACGGACTGCGCGAAGGATGCTGATTCTCTGATTCACCTGATTTATTCATAGGATGCAACATCCTCCGCGGCGTTTCTTGCGCGTTTGCTTTCGATTCCAGTCTAGTACTCTGCCTTTTCGCCCTTGGCCGGGGTTGTGGTTGGAACGCCCGGGGTTCCGGCATAGGTGATGAGCAGCACGGTTGGCTCATTCCCTGATTCGCCGCGATGAATATCGTCTACCGACTCAGCGACAGCCTGTCCCTGATGAACGACCAAAGTTTTGCCGCTGGCCTTGTCGTGCAGCGTCAGAGTACCAGAGAGCACATAGAGGGCATTGGGGATTTGATGATAATGCCACGGCAACACGGTATGGGGAGCGATGGTCAGCTTGATGGTTGTGAGCTGCGGCTGGCCGGTGGGATAGTGCGTGTATGGCTTGCCGTTCCACGATTGGGTTGTCTGCAGCAGTATGTCGCGATGCCCACTTAAAACGTTTTGCGCCCCGTTTTGAGCGAGCACGGCTGTGAGCGATGCTCCGCCAAGCATGGCGGCTAATGCTACTGCAATGTACTTCCAATTCATCCTGGTTATCTCCTCTATGGTCTTTGCTGACGCGAGGATTTTCTTTCCCATCCATCTCGCAACATCTATGAAATTTGATTCGCGATACTTACTTAAGATTCTGGATTGGCGAATGGGCCAGGCGACTGAAGCTGCTGATGTGTTGAGGGCACGCGCACCACTCTCTGCTGAATGCCGAATCACGCAGCATTCATAGGTGGATCTGTTTCCACGAGAGCGACCGGCAATGTGAAGTGGAACGTCGCGCCGCGCCCGCCGTTGCCGTTGGCCCAGATTCGTCCGCCGTGCGATTCGACAATCGATTTGCTGATTGCCAGGCCCATGCCGCCGCCTTGTGGTTTCGTCGTGAAGAACGCATCGAATATCTGGTCGGCGTTGCCTGGGGGCAGACCGGGGCCTGGATCTTTTACAGAGATCTCGATCTGGCCATCCTCATCCAATTGCGACTTCATCATCAGCACGCCGCCCGTGTCCTTCATCGCCTCGATACCGTTGAGCATCAGGTTCATCAGTACCTGCTGCAGTTGCACCCGGTCCCCTGTGATTTTAGGAAGATTGGCGGCGAGATCCGCACGAATCGAAACGGCATACTCGTGGGTCCAGGGACGCGGAAGCGCCTTGGCGTGGTAAAATCACTGGACTCCCCGCAGAAGGGTCGTATGTCCTGGGTTACGGCCAAAGCCAGCGACACGCTTCGAGTAACCCGACGTCCATAAAGGTAAGAATACGCGGGGTCAAGTCATTCCATCCATGAACAGTCCAGGCCTCACCGCACGCGCGAAGACTCTGATTACAGGGGACAGCGAGATGGCCTATCGCATTCGCGCACACAATTGGGCCGAAACACCCCTTGGGCCGCTTGAAGAGTGGTCCGAAACGCTCCTCGCAACCGTGAATCTCATGTTGCATTCCCCTTTTCCGACGATCCTGTCGTGGGGGCCGGAGATGGTGTTTCTGTACAACGACGCTGCGATTTCCACTTTGACGGTGAAGCATCCGTCCGCGCTCGGGGGCCTGTACCGTAACGTCTTCCACGAAGCATGGGATTTGGTAAGTGGCGATCTCGAAGCCTGTTTGTACCGGGGTGAAACGGCGGTTCGGGACAACATGTTCATCCCGATCCTCTTCAATGGCGTCCTGGAGGACCACTACTGGAGTTACTCCCTCATACCAGTCTACGAGGGTGGCGTGATCGCTGGTGTTTACGATGCCTTCCGCAACACCACCGCAATCGTGACAGGAGCCAGGCGGCTACGCGAAAGCGAGGCAAAGCTAAAACTGGCAACCGAGGTAGCGAAGCTCGGAGTCTTTGTGTGGAACACCGTTGAGGACCGCACGAGTTGGGAAAACGACCTCATGTACGAGATCTTCGGACGAAAGCGCGAAGATGGTCCGGTCAACGGGGCCATGTTTCTAAACGAAGTGTTGCATCCGGAGTATCGGGAAGCCTTTCAGCGGGCCATGGAATCAACTCTGCAAAAGGGTGAGGCATTCGACTTTGAGGGCATAATCTGCCTGCCGGACAAGACTCTCCGTTGGATCGAGGTAAAAGGGCAGCTTCAGACGGAAGGTCCGGTAGAACAAATCCTCGGCACAGTCCGGGATATCACGCAGTTCAAACGGGATGAGGAGAGGCTGCGCGAAAATTCGAAGCACCTTGGCGAACTCGCCGCGATTGTCGAATCTTCCGAAGACGTGATTATAAGCAAAGACCTCAACGGCATCATTACAAGCTGGAATGAGGCTGCCACGCGCCTCTTCGGCTATTCGGCAGAAGAGATAGTCGGCTCGTCGATTCTCAGGCTCATCCCTGAGCACCTCCATTCCGATGAGAAGATCATCATCGAAAGCATTCGGGCTGGGCGACGGATCGAGCACTTCGAGACCATACGCCTCACAAAAGATGGCCGCTCACTCGATGTCTCTCTCACTGTCTCTCCAGTGAAAGACGAGCAGGGAAAGGTGATTGGAGCGTCGAAGATTCTCCGCGATATCTCTGGGCGCAGACGGATCGAGCAATCCTTGTTGCAAGCCGAAAAAATTGCGGCCACTGGCCGCATGGCGGCGACCATCGCGCATGAAATCAACAACCCTCTCGAAGCCGTGGTGAACCTGCTCTACCTTCTTCGTCCCATGATTACCGATCCGGTCGGGATCAATTACCTCGGCTCCGCTGAAGATGAACTCGGCCGCGTTTCGCACATCGCCAAGCAGACACTGGGTTATTACCGGGAACATGCGTCGGCGAGTCGTGTCTCACTCGCCGAAATCGTTCAGCACGCGATCACGATCTACGAGCCACGATGTACGGCGGCTGATATTGAAATCAGAAAGTCACTCGATTCGTCGAGACGTGTTGTACTGCGCCGAGGAGAGATCATGCAGGTGATCTCGAACCTCATTGCGAACTCGATCTATGCGATGCCCTCAGGCGGCGTTCTCTCTATCTCCGTCGAAGATGCGGCAAATGGAATTCTTCTGACCATCGAGGACAATGGCATAGGGATCGCAGCCGAAAATCTGCCAAGGGTATTCGAGGCTTTCTTTACGACCCGCAGCACCATAGGCACGGGCATTGGATTGTTCGTCGCCAAGCAATTCGTCGAGGGCCACGGGGGGCGCATCGGCATTGAAAGCAGAAATGGCGCCGAAGATCACGGCACAACCGTTCGCGTGTTTCTGCCGATCTCCACGGCATATGATCAGTCCGGCAAATAGCCTTTATTAGCCGCGCGGTCGAAATTTGAAATCGCGTGATATCTCTCTTGACAAACCATAACCAAATGGTTATGGTTTTCGTGTGAAGTTGGCTCGTGCTCGCCGGCAGCGCAATGCGTCACGAGCCGCACAAAACCCTCACCACTACAGAGCAGAAAGGACAAGCCATGCAAATCAAACTCACGAGCGTATTCGTCGACGATCAAGACAAAGCCCTGAAGTTCTACACCGAAGCTCTGGGCTTCCAAAAGAAACACGAATTCTCCGCTGGCACGTACAAATGGCTCACCGTGGTCTCTCCCGAAGAACCGGAAGGCGTGCAACTGGTTCTGGAGCTCAACAGCAACCCGGCCGCGAAGACTTATCAGCAGGAGATCTTTAAGCAGGGGATACCGGCGGCGAATTTCTTTGTCGGCGATGTGCAAAAAGAGCACGACAGGCTGAAGCAACACGGCGTGAAGTTCACCAAGGAGCCGACTAAGACCACCGGATCGACCATCGCGGTGCTTGAGGATACGTGCGGAAATCTCATTCAGATCACACACCTGGACTGGTAACAGGGAGGCTCTGCATGCATGCCGCAGCCGACAATGTGTTCAAGGCCCTCGCGGACCCAACGCGCAGGGCCATCTTCGAAGAGCTGACCCGGCAGGGCGAGCAGACTGTCCACGCGTTGACTCGCTATGCATGCGTCTCTCAGCCTGCGGTCTCCAAGCACCTCACAGTGCTGAAGCGTGCGAAGCTGGTACGGCATCGCCGCGAGGGACGCGAAACCCACTATCGTGCGCAACCCGATGCGCTGCGGCCGATGGTGGACTGGCTCGAACTATACGGCGCCTTCTGGCGTGACCGGTTTGACCAGCTTGAGGCGCTTTTGGAAAGGATGAAATAGTGAGCAACCCAGTTAGCAATCCGGCAGGCAGCCCCGCAGAGAACACTCGTACCCTGGTCGTTGAGAGGGTCTTCCCACACCCGCCGGAGAAGCTATGGCGAGCGCTCACCGAAAGCCCGCTCCTCGCGCAATGGATGATGGGCAACGACTTCGAGCCGGTGGTCGGGCGGAAGTTTCAATTCCGGTCCGCGCCCGTGCCGAACTGGAATGGCGTTGTCGACTGCGAGGTGCTGGTCGTCGATCCATTCCAGCGGCTGTCCTATAACTGGGGTACTGGCGGAAGCGAATCCGGGCTGCAATGGACAGTGCTCTGGACGTTGACTGCGACAGAGGGCGGCACGCATCTTCGCATGGAGCAGTCCGGCTTCGGTCCCGATCAGAAGGCGGCTTATCATGGTGCAAATTACGGATGGCAGAAGTTCTTCGGCAACCTGGAACGCCTGCTTGAATCCTGACAGGAGGGTTGGTATGAACACGAAGGCAAAGGCGATTGTTTATTGGACAATGACCGGTCTCGTTGCGTTTTTTATCGGAGTCGGGGGCCTCGGGCAAATTTGGCAGTATTACGCCAACCCCCATGGCGTCGTGCCCCTGCTTGGCTATCCAATGTACTTCTTCGCCATCCTGGGATTCTGGAAGGCGCTTGGAGCGATAGCCATCCTTGCGCCGCGTTTTCCGCTGCTCAAGGAATGGGCCTATGCGGGCATCTTCTTTGACCTGACAGGCGCTGCCGCCTCCTGCGCTGCGGTGGGCGGCTATGGCGCTTACGGCTTTCACGTGATCGCGCCTCTTATCCTGACCGGGTTTACGGTGGCGTCGTGGGCGCTGCGGCCTCCAAGCCGTAAAATTGTCGCGCTCCCTGCCGCGACAACCATCAGGCCTGCGACAGCCGTCAGAGCGGTCTAAACGCTGGATCATGCGCTCGTGAGGCTTCCCTCGCGGGAGTTGCGGTCTGGGCTGCGCGCAGCTAAATTAGGTGCGAGAGTTGGAGCTGTCTATGACTGTCCATCTATGAAAGGAACGTCCCGATGGAATCTGCTTCTGTATTGATCGACGAGAGGATCAAGGGACTTGGGGACTGGCGCGGGAAGATGCTCGCGAAAGTACGCGGAATCGTACACAAGGCAGACCCTGAGATTGTCGAAGAGTGGAAGTTTATGGGCACTCCGGTCTGGTCCCACGCCGGCATCGTCTGCACGGGTGAGGCGTACAAGAACGTCGTCAAGATGACGTTTGCCAAAGGAGCAGAGTTGGCAGCCGCATCCAAAGACCCTGCGGGTCTGTTCAACTCCAGCCTGGAGGGGAATGTCAGGCGCGCTATCGACATTCACGAAGGCGACAAGGTGGATGAGGCGGCGTTGAAGGCTCTTATCCGCGCTGCGGTGGAGCTCAATCTCGCCGATCAGAATCTCAAGGGTCTCAAGGGCAATAACAAGCCGAGGACCGGGCGCAACGCGAAGTAACGACACGGATACGGTCGTTTCTGGCTCCGACAGGATCCATCCCAGGTCTCAGAATCGAGACCTGGGGCACCCAGATTCATCAATTCGCCTTTGAGATAATTACATGGGGGGTAGGGGGTACCCTGTTTTTCCTTATATCTTGCTGATTATGAGCTACTTATAGAGAAAAACAGGTGCGTTAAATGGCGGTTTTTGGCTGTTTTATGCATGTTTTTTGCGCTCCATGGAACGTGCCTGCGGGGGCTTTCGGCTTGATCGCGGTGCTTCCGTTGTTCTCTATTATGCGCCTGCAGGGTTTAATTCCCTGCAAGCTTGCAACAGATTCCGGAATTGCCTGGGAGTACGAATGCGATCCGATAGGATTGGTCTCCATCGACCCTGAGGGCGACGTTGATCTTCAGCCGTTGGGTTAGCCGAAGCTCGATGGGTCGAGGCGTGAAGTCCCATGTCTGAAAATCCAGACATGGGGCACCCAGTTGGCTCATTTTTCTTCTTCGAGACTTGGGCTACCCGCCGTCAGCCGCGAACAGTCTTCGAACTTCGCTTGAAGGTGCCTCAATCGATCCGCGTAAACGATCCAGGAACTGCGCAATCAACGGATGTCGCGATCTCCGCGACATGAGGCTCAATCAGAGGCCAGTTCACAGCCGAAAGTGAAACCAGTGCAATCTTGCGGCCCGTCAGGTTCTGTTCGTGATGCAGGGTCTTATCTCCTGTGACCAGAACCTCGAACCCGGCGATTTCAGCCGCCTCGAGCAGCTTCCCGTTCTGCAGCCCGGCAAAGCCCGCATAGGCAGCGGTCACAGAATTCGGTATATGGCGCCGAAGAGAGTGTGGCAGATTTTCGTCCAACAGAACCGCCTTCACGCCGCTATCTGATGCTCGTGGGCAAAGGTGCGAATCCGCAGGATGGCATCGACAGGAAGCGTAGGAAAGTCCGCATGCGTTTCCTCAGGAGTGCGCCCGAGTTCTTCCTCCTGAACGATGACGTCAGGCTCGATGCGCGTTCCCTTGACGACAGGCCGTCCGCCCATCTTCCCGGCTATGCACTCTACAAGCTCGCACTCCGACCAGTCGACGGTCATGATTCCTCCACGGCTTTCTCTATCGTAGTCAGCCGCTTGCAGCGGGTCAACCGGAGTACACCTGCTCCCCGTCACCTCTGTCAGTCGTTGGGTTACGTGAAGCTCGATGGGTCCAGGCGCGAAGTCCCATGTCTGAAAATCCAGACATGGGGCACCCAGTTGGTTCACTTTACTTCTTGGAGACCTGGGCCGCCCAGGTGGGAATAGATTGCGACTAAAATTTTCCCACATCTAGTACGCAGATTTCCTACACCAAATAGAAGGGGACTTTCCGCTAAAATAGGAGCAGAGCCCATGAATTGTCTAGATAGCCCATTTCTCTGTTTCGATATCTCTTATTCTGAGTACTGGCAGTTGGCATTAGATTACTGGAGCGGCGACGATGTCGCGGGACGCTGGAAGTGGCATGCTTCAGTTGAAGATCTCTCTGGCCTACATGGCGTCCCCAAAAAAGATGTTCCAAAATTTGTAAAATTGGCAGCTACGGCCGTTAGTCTCATGCGTCGTTGCATGGATTGTGACTTTCCTCAAGAGCTTTCATCTCGCTCGACCGTCACTAGCAAGTCTTATGGGGACTACCTTTGCAACGCGTGCCTCGCGGCTCGTAATCAGGCTCGCTTAAGGAGGCGTGAGGAAGAAGAGAGACAGCGTTTCGCTGCAGAGCATGCACACATCGCTGAGAACTGCCAAAGAAACAAGACGTTTGACTACGACGGCATCAGCTACGCTAATGCGGCAATTGCTTTTAGCATCATGCTCGCCTCCGATGAGGCTTGTGAGGTTGGGACTTTTCAACGAAGTGATAGCTTGAACCTTTGCGAAAGTAGCTCTCTTTCCAGCAAGCTTTTGGGGCGTCTTTCCAACGCAGGGGTTCTGGGTTTCGACGAGGGGACGCCACCACAGGCAGTCGAAATTGGCCAGGACAGCAAATGGGGTTATTTCCCGCATCTAGTGAACTGGAGGTTCGCCTCAGACTTGGGGGGTCGGTCTTTTCCAGAGGTATTGACGCTCTTGGGGAAGGTAATCGATGCGCGCGATGCCGACCTCGAATATGGAGGGTCAGTAGCCGAGATGTGGAGGATGCTTGCCTATGATGATGCGCTCAACCATCTTTCACAGGAAGTGGACAATTATCAACTTCCGGATGTTCGTGTCGGACCCAAAACTGAACAGGCAATCTGGCATGCTCTAGACCACTTCTCTATCCCACAGGTCCGGAGAGAGATTACGAATGTGGTGAAGAACGCAGCTGCGTTGTCTCAACATCGCGATTTTGTAAGACGCCACGCTTTGAACACGATCCCTGGGAATCTAATCAGTTATGTGGACAGGGCAGTCAGTGAAGGTTGGCAAGTGTCGCCGTTGCTACGTAACTGGCAGAACGAAGAGCCGGTGCTTTTGACGGTTTTGTTTAATCGAGTGCTTGGCACCGGCCTACCAGGTTTCAAAACGCTATCATACAGTGTCTTGACAGCGACGATCCTGAATGTTGATCGCACGTAAGGCAGGCGGTCGGCCTATGTCTGAGTGAATGACTACGAGGGTGCCCCAGGTCTCGCCTTTGAGACCTGGGATTCGGCGGACGCCACAAATGTCAATCCGAAGGCTCCCAATCCTTCCCGTAAAATCTCAAGCAGAACCCCATGGCTCAAAAACTGGTCCGCTATCAACGCACTGGAGACTTCCACTTTGTTACCTTCAGTTGCTACAGAAGGCGACCCAATCTGGATTCTCCCGCGGCTCGTCATCTCTTTGAACACTCTCTGGAAGCAATGCGTATCCGCTACGAGTTTTGTGTCTTCGGCTATGTCGTCATGCCCGAGCATGTGCATTTGCTAGTCAGTGAACCGAAGCGGGCCATTCTGGCCAAGGCAATTCAGGCACTCAAGCTTTCTGTCTCGGTCCAGCGCCACGAACGGCCATTCTGGCAGGCTCGTTACTATGATTTCAATGTATTCACTCAGCCCAAGCATGTTGAGAAGC
This portion of the Acidicapsa acidisoli genome encodes:
- the prmC gene encoding peptide chain release factor N(5)-glutamine methyltransferase, giving the protein MTLRALAAEAEAPLRNGPHPERARRDAETLLLHLLGQNRAWLLANWDTAASVETQAALRGLIARRSSGEPIQYITGAAEFFGLPFAVAPGVLIPRPETEHLVEEVLRLATQFASPAIHIADIGTGSGAIAVALAHSLPEAHISATDISPDALAVARANAAQNHVADRISFLEGDLLAPLKGRSFSIIASNPPYVPLRDSDSLSVEVREFEPHSALFAGQDGLNIYRRLIPEARGLLLAGGWLVMEIGFGQQEQIQKLMNENHYASVHFVPDYQGIPRVSVGRKL
- a CDS encoding ATP-binding protein translates to MQLQQVLMNLMLNGIEAMKDTGGVLMMKSQLDEDGQIEISVKDPGPGLPPGNADQIFDAFFTTKPQGGGMGLAISKSIVESHGGRIWANGNGGRGATFHFTLPVALVETDPPMNAA
- a CDS encoding NAD(P)-dependent alcohol dehydrogenase, which produces MTVSKGYAAQDKTTPLAPFSFERRDPLPTDIAIDILYCGVCHSDLHMARNEWGNSLYPMVPGHEIVGKVTFVGSAVTKFKVGQIAAIGVIIDSCRKCPSCNAGEEQYCEDGMVLTYAQPDRVEGRLTQGGYSSNYVVDERFAHTVPENLNLAGVAPLLCAGITTYSPLRHWKVEPGKKVGIVGLGGLGHMALKFAHSFGAHVVQFTTSEAKRADALRLGADEVVLSKDDAQMKKHENSFDFILDAVSAPHDINAYTALLKRDAAMALVGLPDVPPVINIGNLVFKRAALSGSLIGGMPQTQEMLDYCGEHNITSDVEIVPMQKINEAFERMLKQDVKYRFVIDMATL
- a CDS encoding SRPBCC family protein, with translation MSNPVSNPAGSPAENTRTLVVERVFPHPPEKLWRALTESPLLAQWMMGNDFEPVVGRKFQFRSAPVPNWNGVVDCEVLVVDPFQRLSYNWGTGGSESGLQWTVLWTLTATEGGTHLRMEQSGFGPDQKAAYHGANYGWQKFFGNLERLLES
- a CDS encoding cupin domain-containing protein, whose protein sequence is MNWKYIAVALAAMLGGASLTAVLAQNGAQNVLSGHRDILLQTTQSWNGKPYTHYPTGQPQLTTIKLTIAPHTVLPWHYHQIPNALYVLSGTLTLHDKASGKTLVVHQGQAVAESVDDIHRGESGNEPTVLLITYAGTPGVPTTTPAKGEKAEY
- a CDS encoding DUF433 domain-containing protein, encoding MTVDWSECELVECIAGKMGGRPVVKGTRIEPDVIVQEEELGRTPEETHADFPTLPVDAILRIRTFAHEHQIAA
- a CDS encoding DUF1801 domain-containing protein, whose amino-acid sequence is MESASVLIDERIKGLGDWRGKMLAKVRGIVHKADPEIVEEWKFMGTPVWSHAGIVCTGEAYKNVVKMTFAKGAELAAASKDPAGLFNSSLEGNVRRAIDIHEGDKVDEAALKALIRAAVELNLADQNLKGLKGNNKPRTGRNAK
- a CDS encoding putative quinol monooxygenase translates to MNKSGESENQHPSRSPLSEAEGSVTRRSLFARMFTLATALPIAGIFAPRAIAAKIDSPAGHGFYKIVSYQVTAEHWQEFLNACKINGAASIKEPGITRFEVLLSNDTPNTAIAVEVYKDEDASKAHQQTAHFHAFVQTGQRLGVKRTVVAATRYYPA
- a CDS encoding DoxX family protein, with the translated sequence MNTKAKAIVYWTMTGLVAFFIGVGGLGQIWQYYANPHGVVPLLGYPMYFFAILGFWKALGAIAILAPRFPLLKEWAYAGIFFDLTGAAASCAAVGGYGAYGFHVIAPLILTGFTVASWALRPPSRKIVALPAATTIRPATAVRAV
- a CDS encoding ArsR/SmtB family transcription factor, whose amino-acid sequence is MHAAADNVFKALADPTRRAIFEELTRQGEQTVHALTRYACVSQPAVSKHLTVLKRAKLVRHRREGRETHYRAQPDALRPMVDWLELYGAFWRDRFDQLEALLERMK
- a CDS encoding REP-associated tyrosine transposase, with product MAQKLVRYQRTGDFHFVTFSCYRRRPNLDSPAARHLFEHSLEAMRIRYEFCVFGYVVMPEHVHLLVSEPKRAILAKAIQALKLSVSVQRHERPFWQARYYDFNVFTQPKHVEKLKYMHRNPVRRELVKKPEDWLWSSYTHYLTGQPGIVEIESWWTTTQRESGLAESQVSEARPGAP
- a CDS encoding VOC family protein, which codes for MQIKLTSVFVDDQDKALKFYTEALGFQKKHEFSAGTYKWLTVVSPEEPEGVQLVLELNSNPAAKTYQQEIFKQGIPAANFFVGDVQKEHDRLKQHGVKFTKEPTKTTGSTIAVLEDTCGNLIQITHLDW
- a CDS encoding PAS domain-containing sensor histidine kinase, which produces MNSPGLTARAKTLITGDSEMAYRIRAHNWAETPLGPLEEWSETLLATVNLMLHSPFPTILSWGPEMVFLYNDAAISTLTVKHPSALGGLYRNVFHEAWDLVSGDLEACLYRGETAVRDNMFIPILFNGVLEDHYWSYSLIPVYEGGVIAGVYDAFRNTTAIVTGARRLRESEAKLKLATEVAKLGVFVWNTVEDRTSWENDLMYEIFGRKREDGPVNGAMFLNEVLHPEYREAFQRAMESTLQKGEAFDFEGIICLPDKTLRWIEVKGQLQTEGPVEQILGTVRDITQFKRDEERLRENSKHLGELAAIVESSEDVIISKDLNGIITSWNEAATRLFGYSAEEIVGSSILRLIPEHLHSDEKIIIESIRAGRRIEHFETIRLTKDGRSLDVSLTVSPVKDEQGKVIGASKILRDISGRRRIEQSLLQAEKIAATGRMAATIAHEINNPLEAVVNLLYLLRPMITDPVGINYLGSAEDELGRVSHIAKQTLGYYREHASASRVSLAEIVQHAITIYEPRCTAADIEIRKSLDSSRRVVLRRGEIMQVISNLIANSIYAMPSGGVLSISVEDAANGILLTIEDNGIGIAAENLPRVFEAFFTTRSTIGTGIGLFVAKQFVEGHGGRIGIESRNGAEDHGTTVRVFLPISTAYDQSGK